TTGGAACTAATATTTTAGGGTACGGAAATAAAGAAGTAGATGACGTGGTTTCTAATGTGGTTAAAACAGGAAATATGTCTACTTTTAGTTGTCCAGAAGAAGTTTATTTAGCTGAAAAATTGATAGAGATAAATCCGTGGGCAGATATGGTACGTTTTGCTAGAACTGGAGGTGAAGCGAATGCTATTGCAATAAGAATTGCCCGAGCTGCAAGCGGTAAAGATAAAGTTGCCATTTGTGGTTATCATGGCTGGCATGATTGGTATTTATCTACAAATTTAGGAAATGATGAAGGTTTAGATCAGCATTTATTACCTGGTCTGGATGTTGCAGGTGTTCCTAATTCTTTAAAGGGTAGTGTTTTACCTTTTTTGTATAATGATTATGAGGAGTTAGAGAACTTGGTTAAAAATCATAGTATTGGAGTGATTAAGATGGAAGTTCAACGTAATCAAGCTCCCAAGGAAGGTTATTTACAAAAAGTAAGAAAACTAGCTACAGATAATAATATTGTTTTAATTTTTGATGAATGTACTTCAGGTTTTAGAGAGACGTATGGTCCTATTTTTAAAAAGTATGGTGTTGAGCCTGATATGACTGTATTAGGAAAAACAATAGCTAATGGATATGCTTTAACAGCTGTAGTTGGTAAAAAAGAAGTTATGGAAGCTGCACAGAACACTTTTATTAGCTCTACTTTTTGGACTGAACGAATTGGGCCAGCGGCAGCTTTAAAAACTTTGGAAGTTTTTGAAAAAGAGCAACCATGGAATTACATTACAGAAATGGGAAGTTATGTA
This genomic stretch from Tenacibaculum sp. Bg11-29 harbors:
- a CDS encoding aminotransferase class III-fold pyridoxal phosphate-dependent enzyme translates to MNTGQDLYKKAKKIIPGGTMLLSKRPEMFLPDKWPSYYSKAKGCYVWDLDDNKYTDVSIMGIGTNILGYGNKEVDDVVSNVVKTGNMSTFSCPEEVYLAEKLIEINPWADMVRFARTGGEANAIAIRIARAASGKDKVAICGYHGWHDWYLSTNLGNDEGLDQHLLPGLDVAGVPNSLKGSVLPFLYNDYEELENLVKNHSIGVIKMEVQRNQAPKEGYLQKVRKLATDNNIVLIFDECTSGFRETYGPIFKKYGVEPDMTVLGKTIANGYALTAVVGKKEVMEAAQNTFISSTFWTERIGPAAALKTLEVFEKEQPWNYITEMGSYVTKQWKSIAEKHHISIDTFGIPALTGFSFVSKDALKYKTYITQEMLKKGYLASTVLYSSTAHSKVIIDNYLFELDSIFNIIDKCERAEMEIDRLIEGPVCHGGFKRLN